Proteins encoded together in one Sander lucioperca isolate FBNREF2018 chromosome 17, SLUC_FBN_1.2, whole genome shotgun sequence window:
- the LOC116061918 gene encoding uncharacterized protein LOC116061918 isoform X2, with amino-acid sequence MLKRRKRIRPADDAVSYILSSRDKPLFKEIFIDSNKGRGVFASQPIEQGAFVLEYRGELLSKEDCQSRQYSDKQSTFLYEFQWQKRHWCIDASREDGSLGRLVNDNHKSPNCIMKKIIVNDRPHLCLFAVKNIEAGTEIDYNYGDSQWPWRKKVTSHQTETLPVDQTSHEDSDIDAATTQVTSHQTETLPVDQTSHEDSDIDAATTQVTSHQTETLPVDQTSHEDSDIDAATTQVTSHQTETLPVDQTSHEDSDIDAATTQVTSHQTETLPVDQTSHEDSDIDAATTQVTSHQTETLPVDQTSHEDSDIDAATTQMTSHQTETLPVDQTSHEDSDIDAATTQVCTVKGVSLVDYLLTDETDEDCIEDQPLTPHCDDIFGKQSRSENILMDRVSDFSEPLYDSNETKVEETDEEDSIIGHSSVQADGELVPKLRRTKSILVNKLLPNEAGHQRNVHACECIMMSQVPRKTDCQRCITAEPQALANRDWKAVKFFIKNRITALRRRKL; translated from the exons ATGTtaaaaaggaggaagaggatacGGCCTGCTGATGACGCAGTGTCGTATATTCTGTCTTCAAGGGACAAGCCTCTGTTCAAAGAAATCTTTATTGATAGTAACAAAG GAAGAGGAGTGTTTGCGAGTCAGCCCATTGAACAGGGAGCTTTTGTCTTGGAGTACAGGGGTGAACTACTATCAAAGGAAGATTGCCAGTCTAGACAATACTCTGATAAACAGAGTACATTCCTGTACGAGTTTCAATGGCAGAAACGTCACTGGTG TATCGATGCATCCAGAGAGGATGGATCCCTTGGAAGATTAGTAAATGACAACCACAAATCTCCGAACTGCatcatgaaaaaaatcatagtcaACGACAGGCCACATTTGTGCTTATTTGCTGTTAAGAATATTGAAGCGGGAACAGAAATTGATTACAACTATGGTGATTCACAATGGCCGTGGCGTAAAAAG GTGACAAGCCACCAGACAGAGACGCTCCCTGTTGATCAAACATCCCATGAGGATTCAGACATCGATGCTGCTACCACACAG GTGACAAGCCACCAGACAGAGACGCTCCCTGTTGATCAAACATCCCATGAGGATTCAGACATCGATGCTGCTACCACACAG GTGACAAGCCACCAGACAGAGACGCTCCCTGTTGATCAAACATCCCATGAGGATTCAGACATCGATGCTGCTACCACACAG GTGACAAGCCACCAGACAGAGACGCTCCCTGTTGATCAAACATCCCATGAGGATTCAGACATCGATGCTGCTACCACACAG GTGACAAGCCACCAGACAGAGACACTCCCTGTTGATCAAACATCCCATGAGGATTCAGACATCGATGCTGCTACCACACAG GTGACAAGCCACCAGACAGAGACGCTCCCTGTTGATCAAACATCCCATGAGGATTCAGACATCGATGCTGCTACCACACAG ATGACAAGCCACCAGACAGAGACGCTCCCTGTTGATCAAACATCCCATGAGGATTCAGACATCGATGCTGCTACCACACAG GTGTGTACTGTCAAAGGTGTTTCCCTTGTGGATTATCTGTTAACTGATGAAACAGATGAGGATTGTATCGAAGACCAACCTCTGACTCCACACTGTgatgacatttttggaaagcAGAGTAGGAGTGAAAACATTCTG ATGGATAGAGTATCCGATTTTTCTGAGCCTCTGTATGATTCAAATGAGACTAAAGTGGAGGAAACCGATGAAGAGGATTCTATAATAGGCCATTCCAGTGTGCAAGCAGATGGGGAACTTGTTCCAAAGCTGAGAAGGACGAAAAGCATTCTG GTAAACAAACTGCTGCCAAACGAAGCTGGACACCAGAggaatgtgcatgcatgtgaatGCATCATGATGAGCCAAGTTCCAAGGAAAACAGACTGTCAGCGCTGCATTACTGCCGAACCTCAAGCCCTTGCAAATAGAGACTGGAAAGCAGTTAAATTCTTCATCAAAAATCGAATTACTGCCCTGAGGAGAAGAAAACTATAG
- the LOC116061918 gene encoding uncharacterized protein LOC116061918 isoform X1 produces MPLAFFLLGPQCDKLWVKVYKCVWRFCSISPPTACPALSPKIHTSGSVYHFSQSDIALNLVCQMVSRDLIHEHINTEHAVAYIHLALNNRAIMLKRRKRIRPADDAVSYILSSRDKPLFKEIFIDSNKGRGVFASQPIEQGAFVLEYRGELLSKEDCQSRQYSDKQSTFLYEFQWQKRHWCIDASREDGSLGRLVNDNHKSPNCIMKKIIVNDRPHLCLFAVKNIEAGTEIDYNYGDSQWPWRKKVTSHQTETLPVDQTSHEDSDIDAATTQVTSHQTETLPVDQTSHEDSDIDAATTQVTSHQTETLPVDQTSHEDSDIDAATTQVTSHQTETLPVDQTSHEDSDIDAATTQVTSHQTETLPVDQTSHEDSDIDAATTQVTSHQTETLPVDQTSHEDSDIDAATTQMTSHQTETLPVDQTSHEDSDIDAATTQVCTVKGVSLVDYLLTDETDEDCIEDQPLTPHCDDIFGKQSRSENILMDRVSDFSEPLYDSNETKVEETDEEDSIIGHSSVQADGELVPKLRRTKSILVNKLLPNEAGHQRNVHACECIMMSQVPRKTDCQRCITAEPQALANRDWKAVKFFIKNRITALRRRKL; encoded by the exons ATGcctcttgctttttttttacttggccCACAATGTGATAAATTATGGGTAAaagtgtataagtgtgtgtggagATTTTGCTCCATATCGCCCCCTACAGCTTGTCCTGCGCTATCACCAAAGATACACACTTCCGGAAGTGTGTATCATTTTAGCCAATCAGACATCGCCTTAAATCTCGTATGCCAGATGGTCTCGCGAGATTTGATACATGAACATATCAACACTGAACATGCAGTGGCCTACATACACCTGGCTCTGAACAACAG AGCCATCATGTtaaaaaggaggaagaggatacGGCCTGCTGATGACGCAGTGTCGTATATTCTGTCTTCAAGGGACAAGCCTCTGTTCAAAGAAATCTTTATTGATAGTAACAAAG GAAGAGGAGTGTTTGCGAGTCAGCCCATTGAACAGGGAGCTTTTGTCTTGGAGTACAGGGGTGAACTACTATCAAAGGAAGATTGCCAGTCTAGACAATACTCTGATAAACAGAGTACATTCCTGTACGAGTTTCAATGGCAGAAACGTCACTGGTG TATCGATGCATCCAGAGAGGATGGATCCCTTGGAAGATTAGTAAATGACAACCACAAATCTCCGAACTGCatcatgaaaaaaatcatagtcaACGACAGGCCACATTTGTGCTTATTTGCTGTTAAGAATATTGAAGCGGGAACAGAAATTGATTACAACTATGGTGATTCACAATGGCCGTGGCGTAAAAAG GTGACAAGCCACCAGACAGAGACGCTCCCTGTTGATCAAACATCCCATGAGGATTCAGACATCGATGCTGCTACCACACAG GTGACAAGCCACCAGACAGAGACGCTCCCTGTTGATCAAACATCCCATGAGGATTCAGACATCGATGCTGCTACCACACAG GTGACAAGCCACCAGACAGAGACGCTCCCTGTTGATCAAACATCCCATGAGGATTCAGACATCGATGCTGCTACCACACAG GTGACAAGCCACCAGACAGAGACGCTCCCTGTTGATCAAACATCCCATGAGGATTCAGACATCGATGCTGCTACCACACAG GTGACAAGCCACCAGACAGAGACACTCCCTGTTGATCAAACATCCCATGAGGATTCAGACATCGATGCTGCTACCACACAG GTGACAAGCCACCAGACAGAGACGCTCCCTGTTGATCAAACATCCCATGAGGATTCAGACATCGATGCTGCTACCACACAG ATGACAAGCCACCAGACAGAGACGCTCCCTGTTGATCAAACATCCCATGAGGATTCAGACATCGATGCTGCTACCACACAG GTGTGTACTGTCAAAGGTGTTTCCCTTGTGGATTATCTGTTAACTGATGAAACAGATGAGGATTGTATCGAAGACCAACCTCTGACTCCACACTGTgatgacatttttggaaagcAGAGTAGGAGTGAAAACATTCTG ATGGATAGAGTATCCGATTTTTCTGAGCCTCTGTATGATTCAAATGAGACTAAAGTGGAGGAAACCGATGAAGAGGATTCTATAATAGGCCATTCCAGTGTGCAAGCAGATGGGGAACTTGTTCCAAAGCTGAGAAGGACGAAAAGCATTCTG GTAAACAAACTGCTGCCAAACGAAGCTGGACACCAGAggaatgtgcatgcatgtgaatGCATCATGATGAGCCAAGTTCCAAGGAAAACAGACTGTCAGCGCTGCATTACTGCCGAACCTCAAGCCCTTGCAAATAGAGACTGGAAAGCAGTTAAATTCTTCATCAAAAATCGAATTACTGCCCTGAGGAGAAGAAAACTATAG